In Kitasatospora viridis, one DNA window encodes the following:
- a CDS encoding PKD domain-containing protein encodes MRKWKKRSASVAMLAAVALGGGSLAAAQGVAKHPASGLGSCTLRGFNPATVNPNAKNLPVGQRPMTYKPDDMDCTGAKFAAPGVEFTKFPQPKDFGITDKSVMQTVGGHQTVVGEPTAAVNPTAPYFPPFQHFVVIYRENHTFDDYLGDCATTIAAGCNGQVESTNHISSVPDLHSLAKTYSLSDSYSTGVQPPSGPNHWYMFSGQSSSSNQQQSYPANGTQFDRFLQSDDGPTDEGTNACTAPSGTSSGTSPYSMIVNGDIYWMLNSGSGYWKNPADGKVEVLPPNRPGTNIPEELHTNEYTCQNQSLPDSTISNDYLNFINTYGMPSYNYVELFNDHPGTYQDIPGNDTATNNIVNSIMTNPTYKDNTLIVVTEDDTQNGSNGSDHVSNTYRVPLLVIGNPAYVKQHYVSHVAYNTANVLAAMERTMQNVHSGVIDPNDNLGASTFPMTTADQAALGDPLEDFWVQGSTPLSASATGSPTTGNAPLTENFTGSATGGTAPYTYSWNLGDGSTSTSQNPSHTYTAAGTYTATLTVTDSASPANTATSQVTTTVNAVGNPLAASASATPTSGQVPLNVAFTGTGTGGTPGYTYSWNFGDGTTGTGQSPSHTYSTAGTYTATLTVTDSASPANTATSTVSITADPIAATVPGAPTGLTGTAGTGQVALSWTPPANTGGENVTSYKVYRGTASGGETLLTSGGCSGLGAVTSCTDTGLTAGQTYYYTVTAVNGVGEGAQSNEASATPTGTSCQAAQLLGNPGFENGSSNPAPWTVTSTHSPVQVINSSSSEPAHSGSWDAWLDGWGKTTTDTLSQSVTLPSGCSTYNFSYWLHINTAETSTTTAYDTLKVQVLNSSGTVLGTLATYSNLNHNTGYAQHTFNLGAYAGQQVTLKFTGSEDSEYQTSFVLDDTAMNVG; translated from the coding sequence ATGAGGAAGTGGAAGAAGAGATCCGCGAGCGTAGCCATGCTCGCGGCCGTCGCCCTGGGCGGTGGCTCCCTGGCCGCGGCCCAGGGGGTCGCGAAGCACCCGGCCAGCGGCCTCGGCTCCTGCACCCTGAGGGGCTTCAACCCGGCGACCGTCAACCCGAACGCCAAGAACCTGCCCGTCGGCCAGCGGCCGATGACCTACAAGCCCGACGACATGGACTGCACCGGCGCCAAGTTCGCCGCACCGGGCGTGGAGTTCACGAAGTTCCCGCAGCCCAAGGACTTCGGGATCACCGACAAGAGCGTCATGCAGACGGTCGGCGGCCACCAGACGGTGGTGGGCGAGCCCACCGCGGCGGTGAACCCGACGGCGCCGTACTTCCCGCCGTTCCAGCACTTCGTGGTGATCTACCGGGAGAACCACACCTTCGACGACTACCTCGGCGACTGCGCGACCACGATCGCCGCGGGCTGCAACGGCCAGGTGGAGAGCACCAACCACATCAGCTCGGTGCCGGACCTGCACTCGCTGGCCAAGACCTACTCGCTGTCCGACTCGTACAGCACCGGCGTCCAGCCGCCGTCCGGCCCCAACCACTGGTACATGTTCTCGGGGCAGTCCTCGTCCAGCAACCAGCAGCAGTCGTACCCGGCCAACGGCACGCAGTTCGACCGCTTCCTGCAGAGCGACGACGGCCCGACCGACGAGGGCACCAACGCCTGCACGGCGCCGTCCGGCACCAGCAGCGGCACCAGCCCGTACTCGATGATCGTCAACGGCGACATCTACTGGATGCTCAACAGCGGTAGCGGCTACTGGAAGAACCCGGCCGACGGCAAGGTCGAGGTGCTCCCGCCGAACCGCCCCGGCACCAACATCCCCGAAGAGCTGCACACCAACGAGTACACCTGCCAGAACCAGAGCCTGCCCGACAGCACGATCTCCAACGACTACCTGAACTTCATCAACACCTACGGGATGCCGTCCTACAACTACGTCGAGCTGTTCAACGACCACCCGGGCACCTACCAGGACATCCCGGGCAACGACACGGCGACGAACAACATCGTCAACTCGATCATGACGAACCCGACGTACAAGGACAACACCCTGATCGTCGTCACCGAGGACGACACCCAGAACGGCAGCAACGGCTCCGACCACGTCAGCAACACCTACCGGGTGCCGCTGCTGGTGATCGGCAACCCGGCCTACGTCAAGCAGCACTACGTCTCGCACGTGGCCTACAACACGGCCAACGTGCTCGCGGCGATGGAGCGCACGATGCAGAACGTGCACTCCGGCGTCATCGACCCGAACGACAACCTCGGCGCCTCCACCTTCCCGATGACCACGGCCGACCAGGCCGCGCTCGGCGACCCGCTGGAGGACTTCTGGGTGCAGGGCTCGACCCCGCTGTCCGCGAGCGCCACGGGTTCCCCGACCACCGGCAACGCGCCGCTGACGGAGAACTTCACCGGCTCGGCCACCGGCGGCACGGCGCCTTACACGTACAGCTGGAACTTGGGTGATGGGTCGACCTCCACGAGCCAGAACCCGAGCCACACCTACACCGCCGCCGGCACCTACACCGCGACGCTGACCGTCACCGACAGCGCCTCGCCCGCCAACACCGCGACCTCGCAGGTGACCACGACGGTCAACGCCGTCGGCAACCCGCTGGCGGCCAGCGCCTCGGCCACCCCGACCTCCGGCCAAGTCCCGCTGAACGTCGCCTTCACCGGCACCGGCACCGGCGGCACCCCCGGGTACACCTACAGCTGGAACTTCGGTGACGGCACCACCGGCACCGGCCAGAGCCCGAGCCACACCTACAGCACCGCGGGCACCTACACCGCGACGCTGACCGTCACCGACAGCGCCTCGCCCGCCAACACCGCGACCTCCACGGTGAGCATCACGGCCGATCCGATCGCCGCGACGGTCCCGGGCGCGCCCACCGGCCTGACGGGCACGGCCGGCACCGGACAGGTCGCGCTCAGCTGGACGCCACCGGCCAACACCGGCGGCGAGAACGTCACCTCGTACAAGGTGTACCGCGGCACCGCCAGCGGCGGCGAGACGCTGCTGACCAGCGGCGGCTGCAGCGGCCTGGGCGCGGTGACCTCGTGCACCGACACCGGGCTGACGGCCGGTCAGACCTACTACTACACCGTCACCGCGGTGAACGGCGTGGGCGAGGGGGCGCAGAGCAACGAGGCGTCCGCCACCCCCACCGGCACCAGCTGCCAGGCGGCGCAGCTGCTCGGCAACCCGGGCTTCGAGAACGGCAGTTCCAACCCCGCGCCGTGGACCGTGACCTCGACCCACAGCCCCGTCCAGGTGATCAACAGCAGCAGCTCCGAACCGGCGCACAGCGGCAGTTGGGACGCCTGGCTCGACGGCTGGGGCAAGACCACCACCGACACCCTGTCCCAGAGCGTCACCCTGCCCAGCGGCTGCAGCACCTACAACTTCAGCTACTGGCTGCACATCAACACGGCCGAGACCTCCACCACCACCGCCTACGACACCCTCAAGGTGCAGGTGCTGAACAGCTCCGGCACCGTCCTCGGCACCCTGGCCACCTACTCCAACCTCAACCACAACACCGGGTACGCGCAGCACACCTTCAACCTCGGCGCGTACGCCGGGCAGCAGGTGACGCTGAAGTTCACCGGCTCCGAGGACTCGGAGTACCAGACCTCGTTCGTGCTCGACGACACCGCGATGAACGTCGGCTGA
- a CDS encoding SRPBCC family protein produces MARFVLTRRSPLPADTCWNRLTDWPRHGDRIPFTEVRVARGTGRQAGDLVLARTGVGRWAFDDPMEIVESVPPAPGRDGVCRLEKRGRVVRGWAVLTVRQLPSGGGSEVVWTEDISVAGLPGVVDPLLAGSGRVVFGRALAHLLG; encoded by the coding sequence GTGGCCCGATTCGTCCTGACCCGCCGTTCACCGCTCCCCGCCGACACCTGCTGGAACCGCCTCACCGACTGGCCCCGCCACGGCGACCGGATCCCGTTCACCGAGGTCCGCGTCGCCCGTGGCACCGGCCGGCAGGCGGGTGACCTCGTGCTGGCCCGGACCGGGGTGGGGCGCTGGGCCTTCGACGACCCGATGGAGATCGTCGAGTCGGTGCCCCCGGCCCCGGGCCGGGACGGCGTGTGCCGCCTGGAGAAGCGCGGCCGCGTCGTGCGCGGCTGGGCGGTCCTGACGGTCCGGCAGCTGCCCTCGGGCGGGGGCAGCGAGGTGGTGTGGACGGAGGACATCTCGGTCGCGGGCCTGCCCGGGGTTGTGGACCCGCTGCTGGCCGGGTCGGGGCGAGTGGTGTTCGGCCGGGCGCTGGCGCACCTGCTCGGCTGA
- a CDS encoding ABC transporter ATP-binding protein yields METPVAVRGRGITKVFGDVVALDHVDVSITQGQIHGLVGPNGAGKTTLLGLLLGLAVADEGSLEILGTPLGRGLAAPDGVSGFVDGPGLYPTLTARQNLATVAALSFDVPAARIDEALEQVGLTGAADHKVRGFSLGMRQRLGLAAAVLTGPRLLVLDEPSNGLDPAGKKHVHGVLRRLAADGTTVVLSSHRMDDLEALCPEVTILSTGRVVFSGPVAKLSDENRELDHRLRASDPAGARTVAAGTPGVTILEGDDAAARPDTDVIVVRARVAAMDELVARLVRGDIAVRELAPVVSPLEAAFLALTDPAAITRQEADR; encoded by the coding sequence ATGGAAACACCAGTAGCGGTGCGCGGCCGCGGCATCACCAAGGTCTTCGGTGACGTCGTCGCGCTCGACCACGTCGATGTGAGCATCACCCAGGGTCAGATCCACGGCCTGGTCGGCCCGAACGGCGCCGGCAAGACCACGCTGCTCGGCCTGCTCCTGGGCCTGGCCGTCGCCGACGAGGGCAGCCTGGAGATCCTCGGCACGCCCCTGGGACGCGGGCTGGCCGCGCCCGACGGCGTCTCCGGGTTCGTCGACGGGCCCGGGCTCTACCCCACCCTCACCGCCCGGCAGAACCTCGCCACCGTCGCCGCGCTGAGCTTCGACGTGCCGGCCGCGCGGATCGACGAGGCGCTGGAGCAGGTCGGACTCACCGGGGCCGCCGACCACAAGGTCCGCGGCTTCTCCCTGGGCATGCGCCAGCGCCTCGGCCTGGCCGCGGCCGTGCTGACCGGGCCGCGCCTGCTGGTGCTCGACGAGCCCTCCAACGGCCTGGACCCGGCCGGCAAGAAGCACGTGCACGGCGTGCTGCGCCGGCTCGCGGCCGACGGCACCACCGTCGTCCTGTCCAGCCACCGGATGGACGACCTGGAGGCGCTCTGCCCCGAGGTCACCATCCTGTCCACCGGGCGCGTGGTCTTCTCCGGCCCGGTGGCGAAGCTCTCCGACGAGAACCGCGAACTCGACCACCGGCTGCGGGCCTCGGATCCGGCGGGCGCCCGCACGGTCGCGGCCGGCACGCCCGGTGTGACGATCCTCGAAGGCGACGACGCCGCCGCGCGACCGGACACCGACGTCATCGTGGTGCGCGCGCGGGTGGCGGCCATGGACGAGCTCGTGGCCCGGCTGGTGCGCGGGGACATCGCCGTGCGGGAGTTGGCGCCCGTCGTCTCGCCGCTGGAGGCCGCCTTCCTCGCGCTGACCGACCCCGCGGCCATCACCCGACAGGAGGCCGACCGATGA
- a CDS encoding ABC transporter permease yields the protein MHLTRGARLALRLATGLGLTVLYLPLLVVLVNSVNASRSFAWPPTGFTLHWWAVAWQQPGLRAALWTSVRAGLGATAVALLLGSMAAFAATRYRFFGRQTVSFLLILPIALPGIVTGIALNAAFRTVLTPLGIGFGLSTVIIGHATFCIVVVFNNVSARLRRLPASGEEASADLGAHTFQTFWHVTLPAVRGALLAGALLAFALSFDEIVVTTFTAGPGTQTLPLWIFDNLARPNQGPVVNVVASALIVLAALPVYLAHRMSAPAGGTG from the coding sequence ATGCACCTGACCCGCGGCGCCCGCCTCGCCCTGCGCCTGGCCACCGGACTCGGCCTGACCGTGCTCTACCTGCCGCTGCTGGTCGTGCTGGTCAACTCCGTCAACGCCTCGCGCTCCTTCGCCTGGCCGCCCACCGGCTTCACCCTGCACTGGTGGGCGGTCGCCTGGCAGCAGCCCGGACTGCGCGCGGCCCTGTGGACCTCGGTCCGGGCCGGCCTGGGCGCGACGGCGGTGGCCCTGCTGCTCGGCAGCATGGCCGCGTTCGCCGCCACCCGCTACCGCTTCTTCGGACGGCAGACGGTCTCCTTCCTGCTGATCCTGCCGATCGCCCTGCCGGGCATCGTCACCGGCATCGCCCTGAACGCCGCCTTCCGCACCGTGCTGACACCCCTCGGGATCGGCTTCGGCCTGTCCACGGTGATCATCGGCCACGCCACCTTCTGCATCGTCGTGGTCTTCAACAACGTGTCGGCCCGGCTGCGGAGGCTGCCGGCGAGCGGCGAGGAGGCCTCGGCCGACCTGGGCGCGCACACCTTCCAGACCTTCTGGCACGTGACGCTCCCGGCCGTGCGCGGAGCCCTCCTCGCGGGCGCGCTGCTGGCCTTCGCGCTCTCCTTCGACGAGATCGTGGTGACCACCTTCACCGCGGGCCCGGGCACCCAGACCCTGCCGCTCTGGATCTTCGACAACCTGGCCCGCCCCAACCAGGGCCCGGTCGTCAACGTGGTCGCGTCCGCGCTGATCGTCCTCGCCGCGCTGCCGGTGTACTTGGCGCACCGGATGAGCGCGCCGGCGGGCGGGACGGGCTGA
- a CDS encoding ABC transporter permease, with translation MSATVADTPTAGAGASAGTPGRHPVPVGRILRMELVKQFSAWRVRLLLLLCWLGPGLLVFAIDQQSTLPSDTLFGRWMHATGWAGSLVVLGVAGTWALPLVTSMVAGDVFASEDRLGTWRHLLVTVRSYQRIFAAKAIASLTVIGLLVAGLAFSGIAGGLLAEGNQPLVGLDGHLLTGSAAAGDVLLAWLCALAPTLALAAIGLLGSIALGRSPMGLLLPMLAALGMQLAQMLPLPVAVRLALPGYAFISWNGLFTAPRQPGPLLIGIAVSLVWAVVATALAYLLFLRRDFTNLNNDGAGRRVLTIGVLPLAGLLAATIGLVAVTTGAGGSGITQDKVQRSVATAFANLYQRQQAEMRQPPVIQAQLQATAACDKSEGLGAQEGSGADWRCTVSWNVPGYNSTAQAIYQLDVAANGRYTADGDGPVQVNGYFLIVIGGQAVPNPLWQFDGNVDLLHG, from the coding sequence ATGAGCGCGACCGTCGCCGACACCCCCACCGCCGGAGCCGGGGCCTCGGCCGGGACGCCGGGCAGGCATCCGGTTCCGGTCGGCCGGATCCTGCGGATGGAGCTGGTCAAGCAGTTCTCCGCCTGGCGGGTCCGCCTGCTGCTGCTGCTCTGCTGGCTCGGCCCGGGCCTGCTGGTCTTCGCGATCGACCAGCAGAGCACCCTGCCCTCGGACACCCTGTTCGGCCGGTGGATGCACGCCACCGGCTGGGCCGGGTCGCTGGTGGTGCTCGGCGTCGCAGGCACCTGGGCGCTGCCGCTGGTCACCTCGATGGTCGCCGGCGACGTCTTCGCCTCCGAGGACCGGCTCGGCACCTGGCGCCACCTGCTCGTCACCGTCCGCTCGTACCAGCGGATCTTCGCGGCCAAGGCGATCGCCAGCCTCACCGTGATCGGGCTGCTCGTCGCGGGCCTGGCGTTCTCCGGCATCGCCGGGGGGCTGCTCGCGGAGGGCAACCAGCCGCTGGTCGGGCTGGACGGCCACCTGCTTACCGGCTCCGCCGCGGCCGGCGACGTCCTGCTGGCCTGGCTCTGCGCGCTGGCGCCCACCCTCGCCCTCGCGGCCATCGGGCTGCTCGGCTCCATCGCCCTGGGCCGCTCCCCGATGGGCCTGCTGCTGCCCATGCTCGCCGCCCTCGGGATGCAGCTCGCCCAGATGCTGCCGCTGCCGGTCGCCGTGCGCCTGGCGCTGCCCGGCTACGCCTTCATCTCCTGGAACGGCCTCTTCACCGCTCCCCGGCAACCCGGTCCGCTGCTGATCGGCATCGCGGTCAGCCTGGTGTGGGCGGTCGTCGCGACGGCCCTGGCCTACCTGCTGTTCCTGCGCCGGGACTTCACCAACCTCAACAACGACGGTGCCGGACGCCGCGTGCTGACCATCGGCGTCCTCCCGCTGGCCGGCCTGCTGGCCGCCACCATCGGCCTGGTCGCCGTGACGACCGGCGCGGGCGGTTCCGGCATCACCCAGGACAAGGTGCAGCGCTCGGTGGCCACCGCCTTCGCCAACCTCTACCAGCGCCAACAGGCCGAGATGCGCCAGCCGCCCGTCATCCAGGCGCAGTTGCAGGCGACTGCCGCCTGCGACAAGAGCGAGGGACTCGGCGCGCAGGAGGGCTCGGGCGCCGACTGGCGCTGCACCGTCTCCTGGAACGTCCCCGGCTACAACTCCACCGCCCAGGCCATCTACCAGCTCGACGTCGCCGCGAACGGGCGCTACACCGCCGACGGGGACGGACCGGTCCAGGTGAACGGGTACTTCCTGATCGTCATCGGCGGGCAGGCGGTGCCGAACCCGCTCTGGCAGTTCGACGGCAACGTCGACCTGCTGCACGGCTGA
- a CDS encoding TIGR03767 family metallophosphoesterase, producing the protein MSSINRRRFLAGLSTGAALSVIGSPFASAAGLDRALDLTARRAVRIGGTTLEQVATPGGGAGGYRRLAAGPGWPLVVRQDLAAGQAGRDDRRAAVASFVQFTDMHLTDTESPMRFEYLGHLDDAACRPQEALTVRGASALIERVNALGSGPYTGLPFSLVVTTGDNTDNHEQIELDWYLTVMSGGQITPNSGDPTRYEGVQNSGDPAYWNPELAFQDVYKQAGFPQVPGYLGAAGRTFRAPGLATPWYTTVGNHDDSIVGTLPDLGLVNDIYTGNRKLEGVNAADAAQIFAQFKTDPAGALLKVGQLLGDASVVRQVTSDDRRKPFTPKSFARAHLDPAVTGPGPYGHGFTADAAASGELYYTFPISDGVVGISLDTTNTAGWADGSIGTAQLHWLEQRLQEHSGHWYDTSGKAVNGGPGGDYIVVFSHHTSTTMGNLLLDPRNIFERRHNGAELVALLQRYPNVVAWVNGHTHTNQITAHGHAVPERSFWEVNTASHIDFPQHARIIELADNGDGTLSLFTTLIESAAPYATSFDDTSDANLAALYRELSYNDPFAKPAAKLGTALDHNTELLLAKPSR; encoded by the coding sequence ATGTCCTCGATCAACCGCCGGCGGTTCCTGGCCGGCCTGTCCACCGGGGCGGCGCTGTCCGTGATCGGCAGCCCCTTCGCCTCGGCGGCCGGTCTGGACCGGGCCCTCGACCTGACGGCCCGTCGGGCCGTGCGGATCGGCGGCACCACCCTGGAGCAGGTGGCCACCCCCGGTGGCGGCGCGGGCGGCTACCGGCGGCTGGCGGCGGGCCCCGGTTGGCCGCTGGTGGTGCGTCAGGACCTGGCCGCCGGGCAGGCGGGCCGCGACGACCGCCGGGCGGCGGTGGCCAGCTTCGTCCAGTTCACTGACATGCACCTGACCGACACCGAGTCGCCGATGCGCTTCGAGTACCTGGGCCACCTGGACGACGCCGCGTGCCGGCCGCAGGAGGCGCTGACCGTGCGCGGTGCCTCGGCGCTGATCGAGCGGGTCAACGCGCTCGGCTCCGGCCCGTACACCGGCCTGCCGTTCAGCCTGGTGGTGACCACCGGTGACAACACCGACAACCACGAGCAGATCGAGCTGGACTGGTACCTGACGGTGATGAGCGGAGGCCAGATCACGCCGAACAGCGGCGACCCGACCCGCTACGAGGGCGTGCAGAACTCCGGCGACCCCGCCTACTGGAACCCCGAACTGGCCTTCCAGGACGTGTACAAGCAGGCCGGGTTCCCGCAGGTCCCCGGCTACCTGGGCGCCGCCGGCCGCACCTTCCGGGCGCCCGGCCTGGCGACCCCGTGGTACACCACGGTCGGCAACCACGACGACAGCATCGTCGGCACCCTGCCCGACCTCGGCCTGGTCAACGACATCTACACCGGCAACCGCAAGCTCGAAGGCGTCAACGCGGCCGACGCGGCGCAGATCTTCGCCCAGTTCAAGACCGATCCGGCGGGCGCGCTGCTGAAGGTCGGCCAACTGCTGGGCGACGCCAGCGTGGTGCGGCAGGTCACCTCGGACGACCGGCGCAAGCCGTTCACCCCGAAGAGCTTCGCCCGGGCCCACCTCGACCCCGCCGTCACCGGCCCCGGCCCGTACGGCCACGGCTTCACCGCCGACGCCGCCGCCAGCGGCGAGCTCTACTACACCTTCCCGATCTCGGACGGGGTGGTCGGCATCAGCCTGGACACCACCAACACGGCCGGCTGGGCGGACGGTTCGATCGGCACCGCCCAACTGCACTGGCTGGAGCAGCGCTTGCAGGAGCACAGTGGCCACTGGTACGACACCAGCGGCAAGGCGGTGAACGGCGGTCCGGGTGGTGACTACATCGTGGTGTTCAGCCACCACACCAGCACCACCATGGGCAACCTGCTGCTCGACCCCCGCAACATCTTCGAGCGGCGCCACAACGGCGCGGAGCTGGTCGCCCTGCTCCAGCGCTACCCGAACGTGGTCGCCTGGGTGAACGGCCACACCCACACCAACCAGATCACCGCGCACGGCCACGCCGTTCCCGAGCGGTCGTTCTGGGAGGTCAACACGGCCTCGCACATCGACTTCCCGCAGCACGCCCGGATCATCGAACTCGCCGACAACGGCGACGGCACCCTGTCGCTGTTCACCACGCTGATCGAGTCCGCCGCCCCCTACGCGACGAGCTTCGACGACACCTCGGACGCCAACCTGGCCGCGCTCTACCGGGAGTTGTCCTACAACGACCCGTTCGCCAAGCCGGCGGCCAAGCTCGGCACCGCGCTCGACCACAACACCGAGCTGCTGCTGGCCAAGCCGAGCCGCTGA
- a CDS encoding ABC transporter permease: MPSPVRRLAGALHRRPGLRLTALLGAPLAWLTVAYLGSLAVLLLSAFWTTDEFTSSVEHVWNTDNFTRVATDPLYRTVALRTFGIAVGVTAVDAVLAVPMALYLARIARPGSRRLLLVAVTTPLWAGYLVKAYAWWVMLSHGGVLDWLGGTPGFGVPAVVITLAYLWLPYMVLPLHAALSHLPDSYLDAAADLGARPWTALRTVVLPLVTPALLAGSVLTFSLSLGDYLTVQIVGGTTQMIGNVIADNVTLDLPLAAAVSCVPALIVVGYLLAVRRTGALESL; this comes from the coding sequence ATGCCCTCCCCCGTGCGCCGGCTCGCCGGGGCGCTGCACCGGCGCCCCGGCCTGCGGCTGACCGCGCTCCTCGGCGCCCCGCTCGCCTGGCTGACGGTCGCCTACCTCGGCTCACTGGCCGTGCTGCTGCTGTCGGCGTTCTGGACCACCGACGAGTTCACCTCAAGCGTCGAACACGTCTGGAACACCGACAACTTCACCCGGGTGGCGACCGATCCGCTCTACCGGACGGTGGCGCTGCGCACGTTCGGCATCGCGGTCGGCGTCACCGCCGTCGACGCGGTGCTGGCCGTCCCGATGGCCCTGTACCTGGCCCGGATCGCCCGCCCCGGCAGCCGGCGGCTGCTCCTGGTCGCCGTCACCACACCGCTGTGGGCCGGCTACCTCGTCAAGGCGTACGCGTGGTGGGTGATGCTCAGTCACGGCGGGGTGCTGGACTGGCTCGGCGGTACCCCCGGCTTCGGGGTGCCCGCCGTGGTCATCACCCTCGCCTACCTGTGGCTGCCCTACATGGTGCTGCCGCTCCACGCGGCCCTGTCGCACCTGCCGGACAGCTACCTGGACGCCGCGGCGGACCTGGGCGCCCGGCCCTGGACGGCGCTGCGCACCGTCGTCCTGCCGCTGGTCACGCCGGCGCTGCTCGCGGGTTCGGTGCTCACCTTCTCGCTCAGCCTGGGCGACTACCTGACGGTGCAGATCGTCGGCGGCACCACCCAGATGATCGGGAACGTGATCGCCGACAACGTGACCCTCGACCTGCCGCTCGCCGCGGCCGTCTCCTGCGTGCCGGCCCTGATCGTCGTCGGCTACCTGCTGGCGGTGCGGCGCACCGGCGCGCTGGAGAGCCTGTAG